CTGCCAGCTTGGGCACTAACCGACTCTCCTCTCCTCGTCGCGGCGGAGCGGGGCGACCGTAGTCATTTGGCGCCGGTCCCCTTGAAGATTCGGCTGATCGACCACGTGGCACCCACCACGGCGAGGATCAGGCCGCCGGCGTAGGGGACCCACGTGAGACTTCCGTGGAGGTGCACCCCGGACTCGGCCTGGGCGGCTCTCACCGCTGCCAGCGCCAGCAGCACCCCTCCCGTCGAGAGCAGGACCGCTCCGGCGACTCCCCACGCCACGAACCGGGCGAGCGACTTGAGAGGGTCGACGGTCTCCTGCTTGGCGTAACCGATCACCAGGCCCAGCAGCTCGCTGCCGAGCGCCGGCACCGACTTATCTCTGTCCGCGCCGGACTTCTCGCCGCTCACAGGTGGCGATACTTATCGTCGGAGGGCGCCCGGCGCAAGGACGCAAGCGTCGCGTTGCCCACTTGGACGATCGCGCCGGGAGCGCCAGGCAGTGAACTCAGGGCCCGGGGACCGATCCGGGCTCGAGATCGCTCAGGGGGGGCAGGACCGGGTATCGAGCTAGCGCCACGGCCACCTGGTCAGCGACCGCATTTGCCTTCCAGTCGGGAGGCCCGTTGAGTATCAGCGAGAACACCAGGGGCTGGCCGAGTGCGGGAAACTCCGGGGTTCCGGGCGCGGGGAGCACGAACCCGCTCAGGCTGACGACGTTGTCGAGGGTCCCGGTCTTCGCCACGACCCTGCCCTCCGCAGGCGTGCCGATCATCTGTCCCGACAGCGTGCCGCTCTTGCCCGCCACCGGCAGGCCCTTGGCCAAAGTGCTGGTCGGACCTTCGTGCTGCAACGCCTGCACCAGCAGGTCACAGCTGACCCTGTCGCCACGATCGAGCCCTGAGCCGTCTACGGCGACCAGCTGATCGACCGGCAGGCCGTCCGAGACCAGATCGGCCCTGATGGCCGCCGTGCCTGCCCGGGTGGTTCCCGAGCCGGATTCCTGGTACCCGAGCTCCTTCGTGAACAGCTCTGCTGCCGTGTCATCGCTGACGCTGAGCATCTGGTCCACCTCGGCTGCCAGTGGTGCGCTGTCCATGGACGTCACAAGCCGGGCGGACGCAGGCGTCTTCCCGGTGCGCGATCCCCCGTCGACTCGAACGCCGTCTTTGCGGAGAAGGGCGGTGAAGACCTGCGCAGCCTGGGCTGCCGGATCGGTTGCAGCTGCGTAGGCGAGCTGTGCCGAGTTGCTCGTCTCCGTCGTCGGGGAGCCCGTAGCCGTCCCCGCGGTGGGGCGCGGAGCCACCGAACCATTGGGACCGCTCACTTGACCCGGTTTCGTAGTCGTAGTCGACGGGTTGGGCACGAAGCCGTCGTTGACGTCCAATGCGCTCAGCGGTCCTACGTCCCCCTCGCTCGTGTAGACGGGCTTCCAGGATGCGACGATCCGCTGCGAGTCGAAGCGGGACTCGTCTCCGATCACAGACCCGGTCACCTCGGAGATGCCCGCCTCCCGTACCTGGAGCGCGAGGGCATCCAGGGAGGTGAACGTTGCCCCCGGAGCCGATGTACCGCCCCCGTAGGACGAGGTCCGCAGATCCGGGTCGCCTCCGCCGACGAGATAGAGATTTCCGGCTACGACACCGCCACCGGCGGGCCCGGTCGCTCTCACGCTCGTGACGAACTTTGTGCTGCCCCCGAGCCGGTCGAGCACCGCTATCGCAGTGAGGATCTTCAGGTTGGAGGCCGGGATGAACATGTCGCTCCCGTTCCCGTCGAAAATCACCTGGTCGCCCTGGCTCACTTCAAGACATCCGGAAGCGCCGATCCCGCTCCCGAGCGAGGCGCCGGCGATCGTCTCGAGTTGCGCGTCGAGGCGCTGCTGGGCCGCGGTCTGAGCCAGCCACCAGGGCACCCTTCGCAGCGACAGGAGGGGCGTGGGGCTCGCAGGCTTGCGCGCGACACCCGCGCCGTCGGACCAGGCGGCCGACTGAGAGACCCAAACAGGGGCGGTCGTGGTGACCAGCGCCCCCACGATCATCCGAAAGCCTTTTCGACCCCGCCACTTCGACATCGCGGCAACAAAGGTATTGGAGGCGAAGGCCCCATGGGGGTGCATCACGTCACGGCTCGGGTAGCTTTAACCTGTGCCCGGCGTCCTCATCGCAGTTCTCGTGGGCCTGGCTGTGTGCCAGGTGGCCATCGTGCTCACGACAGTGTTCCTCCACCGGACGCTCTCGCATCGGGCGATAACGATGTCGCCCGCGCTGACCTTCGTTTGCAGATCTCTCACATGGATCAC
This region of Acidimicrobiales bacterium genomic DNA includes:
- the dacB gene encoding D-alanyl-D-alanine carboxypeptidase/D-alanyl-D-alanine-endopeptidase; the protein is MIVGALVTTTAPVWVSQSAAWSDGAGVARKPASPTPLLSLRRVPWWLAQTAAQQRLDAQLETIAGASLGSGIGASGCLEVSQGDQVIFDGNGSDMFIPASNLKILTAIAVLDRLGGSTKFVTSVRATGPAGGGVVAGNLYLVGGGDPDLRTSSYGGGTSAPGATFTSLDALALQVREAGISEVTGSVIGDESRFDSQRIVASWKPVYTSEGDVGPLSALDVNDGFVPNPSTTTTKPGQVSGPNGSVAPRPTAGTATGSPTTETSNSAQLAYAAATDPAAQAAQVFTALLRKDGVRVDGGSRTGKTPASARLVTSMDSAPLAAEVDQMLSVSDDTAAELFTKELGYQESGSGTTRAGTAAIRADLVSDGLPVDQLVAVDGSGLDRGDRVSCDLLVQALQHEGPTSTLAKGLPVAGKSGTLSGQMIGTPAEGRVVAKTGTLDNVVSLSGFVLPAPGTPEFPALGQPLVFSLILNGPPDWKANAVADQVAVALARYPVLPPLSDLEPGSVPGP